A single region of the Labeo rohita strain BAU-BD-2019 chromosome 3, IGBB_LRoh.1.0, whole genome shotgun sequence genome encodes:
- the LOC127163427 gene encoding E3 ubiquitin-protein ligase TRIM39 — protein MDSLSAEELSCPVCQEIFKAAVILSCSHSFCKECLQQFWRIKETQECPVCRRRSSKDHPPFNLALQNLCESFLKERNERRSSGSEEICSLHSEKLKLFCLEDKQPVCLVCRDSHEHINHTFRPISEIVSSYMEELNTALKSLQEKQN, from the exons ATGGATTCACTATCTGCAGAAGAACTTTCTTGTCCTGTGTGTCAAGAAATCTTTAAGGCTGCTGTTATTTTATCATGTAGTCACAGTTTCTGTAAAGAGTGTCTTCAACAGTTCTGGAGAATCAAGGAAACTCAGGAGTGTCCTGTCTGCAGGAGAAGATCCTCAAAAGACCATCCTCCATTTAATCTTGCGTTACAAAACTTGTGTGAGTCGTTCCTGAAGGAGAGAAATGAAAGACGTTCATCAGGATCTGAGGAGATCTGCAGTTTACACAGTGAGAAACTCAAACTCTTCTGTCTGGAGGACAAACAGCCTGTGTGTTTAGTGTGCAGAGAttcacatgaacacataaatcATACATTCAGACCCATCAGTGAAATTGTTTCATCATATATG gaGGAGCTCAATACAGCACTGAAATCcttacaagaaaaacaaaattaa